Part of the Candidatus Wallbacteria bacterium genome, GAATGGCGATCAATACCTCAAGCAGGCCAGTGACCAGGAATTCACCCGCAGATTCAACATCTACCGTTACAATGCAGGAACAGGCTACTCTTTTATCGCCTACAACACCAGAAACGAAATGTTCCAGAAAGATGTACGCAAGGCTTTGTCCATGGCCATTGACGCTGATGCGATTCTGAAAGAGATTTATTACGGTCTCGGCCGGAGGGTTACCGGGCCTTTCGCCTCCTCATCCAGCGACTATGACAGTACCTTGAAGCCTCTGCCATACTCAACCATAGAGGCTGCACTGCTTCTATCTAAAAGCGGATGGGTCGATTCTGATCATGACGGCGTCCTGGAGCGGGAAGGCCGGAAATTCTCCCTCGTTTTTTCCTGTTCCGGCGGCTCCAGGATCAGCAGACTCCTTGTCGACAGAATCTGTGGCTACTGGAGAAACATCGGGATCCGGACCACTGTCGAAGTGGAGGAATGGAGCTCGCTCCTCAATCGGACTAAGACCGGAAATTTCGATGTGCTGACAATGTCCTTTGACACTGAATGCGACCCTGACCAGTCATTAATCTGGCATTCGTCCAACATCCCTGATCCGGCACACGGCAGCGAAGGGATGAATTACGCCGGATATAAGAATCCTGAAGTGGATGCCCTGTGGATGGAAGCGAGGGCTACCCTGGACAGGGAAAAGAAGACTGCCATCTATCACAGGATTCATCAGCTGATTTACGATGACCAGCCTTTCACCTTCCTGTTTTCAATTGACACGATCTACGCTGTTGACAAGAGAATCTGCGGGATCAAGCCGGCACCGGCAGGTATCTTCCATAATCTCAGTTACTGGTATGTGCCGAAAGACAGGCAGAAGCACTGACTGTCACAGAATACTCGCGCTCATTTATACTCGTTCACTGCCGCGATCGGGAAACGGCGGCCTGCTCCGAAAGATTTGGAAGTCACTTTCAGGCAGAGCGGCGCCTGCCTGCGCTTGTATTCATTTTTTTCGATGGCCTTGATCACCCAGGCTACAGTGTCAGGCGCGAAGCCCTTGCCTACGATTTCCTGATAAGACAGGTTTTCCTCAATGTAATGATGCAGGATCGCATCCAGCACGGGATATGGAGGCAGTGTATCCTGATCAGTCTGATTTGGTCTCAGTTCAGCTGAGGGCGCTTTCTCGATGGTGGCCTTCGGAATTATCTCTCTTCCGCGGTTCAGGTACTCTGCGATCCTGTAAATCATGGTTTTCGGTACGTCAGCGATCACAGCCAGGCCTCCGTTCATGTCGCCGTACAATGTGCAGTAGCCGACCGCCATTTCGCTCTTGTTGCCTGTGGAAAGCAGGATGGAATTGAATTTGTTGGAAAAAGCCATCAAAAAATTTCCCCTGATCCTGGCCTGCAGGTTTTCTTCAGTCAAATCCGGCTGCATGTTTCTGAAATGGGGTGTCAATATCTCCAGGTTTTTATCGAATACAGCTTTGATCGGGATGATCTTGAATTCGATCCCGAGATTTAGAGCCAGTTTTCGTGAATCTTCGATACTTCCGGCAGAGGAGTACTGGGAAGGCATGGTGATTCCAAGCACATTTTCCGCAGAGAGCGCTTCCACAGCCAGGCAGCAGACCAGGGCTGAATCGATTCCTCCGGAGAGTCCCAGCACTGCCTTCTTGAAGCCGGTCTTGCTAAAATAATCCTTAACTCCCAGCACCAGAGCATCATGCACGGATTTAATCTGTTCCTGTGGTTCCTGCTCCTTTACAGTCCCGGGATTATCAGTGTCCAGCCGCTGAATGGATTCTTCAAAACAGGGAAGCTGCAGCCTTGATTTCCCTGCACTATCGATGAACATGCTGCCGCCGTCAAAGATCAGTTCATCGTTGCCTCCGACCTGATTGACATAGATAAAAGGGACTCTGTGCCTGGCGGCATGCTCGGAAAACAGCTGGAATCTCACTTTCTCTTTACCTGAAGTAAAGGGAGAACTGGCGATATTGATGAGAAGGTCAGCCTTCATGGCTGCAAGCTGCACAGGGTCGACATCATAGATTTTCTTGTTGAACAATCCCGCGGAATGGAACCAGGCGTCTTCGCAGATTGTGATGCCGAGAGATGTACCTCTGAAATTGAAGTTGTCATAGCACCGATTCTGATCAAAATACCGGGTTTCATCGAAAACATCATAATTCGGGAGCAGGGTCTTGGCCTGAGTAAATACGGTTTTCCCCTGATAGATGAGAAGAGCTGAATTGTATAATCCTTTTCCTGAACTCATGCCCGTTGGAATCGGCGCGCCGACCAGCAAGCCGCATTCAGGATGTCCGGCACTCTCTTTTTCAAGCCTGGCAATTGCTCCCAGCACGTTATTGATCACCCAGGGCCGTTCCAGAATATCCTTGGGAGGATAACCGGTCAGGCTGAGTTCAGGAAATATCACCAGTTCGCAGCCGGATGAGGCAACTGATCGGAAAACAGCGGCGATTTTGTCTGCATTGGCAGTAATCGCGCCGACTGTGGGGTTGATCTGGGCTAAAGAAATAATCATATTTCTTATTCCTACGAAATCAGGGCATCCGCGAGGGATGCCCCTACACATTATTTTTTATTTACCAGGGCATTGCGCCACTATGTTAGGGAGAATTCCTGACCTTCCGTAAGCTTTGTCGAAATTTTCGGAAAATTCCAGGGCCAGTTTCCGAGCCCGCTCTTCATAAGCTGCAGGTTCCTTCCAGGTATTGCGCGGTGACAGCACTTCAGCCGGCACTCCAGGGCAGGCTGTAGGCACAGCCAGATGGAAAAGCCGGTCTTCCAGAAAGCTGCAGTTTCGCATCTCGCCCTTAAGGATTGCGCGGATGATGGAACGGGTCAGGTTGATGTCCATCCGTTTGCCGATCCCGTATGGGCCGCCGCTCCAGCCGGTGTTGACCAGATAGACATCAGTCTGGTACTTGTCCATTTTTTCACCAAGCAGCTTCATATAGTCACCAGGGTT contains:
- a CDS encoding ABC transporter substrate-binding protein, with amino-acid sequence MKISVLQIRITLFILLPAYLLLVAGCGQPESVIQPENEPQMEETVETGLSYGDTVIQSSMTDAINLNPVICTDSYSRAICTKVYGSLVRFNASLEIEAYLADTWEMTPDCRSVTFRLKQGVHWEDGPELTADDVKFTYDKLLDPAVKSPRRQRFAFIRTVEIIDSHEIRFDFTMPFSTAICRFIMSIMPRHIFEHENFNENDYNNHPVGIGPFKFIRWDKGEQIVLEANKECYCGRPFVDSYIVRVVPDQTVLFQYLLKGDLDVTALNGDQYLKQASDQEFTRRFNIYRYNAGTGYSFIAYNTRNEMFQKDVRKALSMAIDADAILKEIYYGLGRRVTGPFASSSSDYDSTLKPLPYSTIEAALLLSKSGWVDSDHDGVLEREGRKFSLVFSCSGGSRISRLLVDRICGYWRNIGIRTTVEVEEWSSLLNRTKTGNFDVLTMSFDTECDPDQSLIWHSSNIPDPAHGSEGMNYAGYKNPEVDALWMEARATLDREKKTAIYHRIHQLIYDDQPFTFLFSIDTIYAVDKRICGIKPAPAGIFHNLSYWYVPKDRQKH
- a CDS encoding NAD+ synthase; this encodes MIISLAQINPTVGAITANADKIAAVFRSVASSGCELVIFPELSLTGYPPKDILERPWVINNVLGAIARLEKESAGHPECGLLVGAPIPTGMSSGKGLYNSALLIYQGKTVFTQAKTLLPNYDVFDETRYFDQNRCYDNFNFRGTSLGITICEDAWFHSAGLFNKKIYDVDPVQLAAMKADLLINIASSPFTSGKEKVRFQLFSEHAARHRVPFIYVNQVGGNDELIFDGGSMFIDSAGKSRLQLPCFEESIQRLDTDNPGTVKEQEPQEQIKSVHDALVLGVKDYFSKTGFKKAVLGLSGGIDSALVCCLAVEALSAENVLGITMPSQYSSAGSIEDSRKLALNLGIEFKIIPIKAVFDKNLEILTPHFRNMQPDLTEENLQARIRGNFLMAFSNKFNSILLSTGNKSEMAVGYCTLYGDMNGGLAVIADVPKTMIYRIAEYLNRGREIIPKATIEKAPSAELRPNQTDQDTLPPYPVLDAILHHYIEENLSYQEIVGKGFAPDTVAWVIKAIEKNEYKRRQAPLCLKVTSKSFGAGRRFPIAAVNEYK